One window of Anaerotignum faecicola genomic DNA carries:
- a CDS encoding plasmid mobilization protein codes for MSAKNRDNKNRWRNITVGFRVSPEENELINRAVALSGLPKQEYCYRRCLNQDVVVQGNPRVYKALKTEFATVLAELKRIEAGKGVDDELLSVIELISIILGGLK; via the coding sequence ATGTCAGCTAAGAACAGAGATAACAAAAATCGTTGGAGGAATATCACAGTAGGGTTTCGAGTATCGCCCGAAGAAAACGAACTCATTAACAGAGCTGTAGCTCTATCAGGATTGCCAAAACAGGAGTATTGTTACCGCCGTTGCTTAAATCAGGATGTGGTGGTACAGGGCAATCCGAGAGTGTATAAGGCGTTGAAAACGGAATTTGCCACAGTCCTTGCGGAACTGAAAAGGATTGAAGCAGGAAAAGGTGTGGATGATGAACTGCTGAGTGTAATAGAACTGATTTCCATTATTCTCGGCGGTTTGAAA